CAGCTCCCGCCGCTGCTCCCAATACTTACCGCTCTGTTCCGGCGCCTCGACGTTCTGCTGCTTATGGGTCCCGGCGTGTTTCTCCTGCGCCGTTGGTCATGGCCAGCAGCGAATCTGCGCATGCGCCTTAGGACACGGCCGTGCGCACTGCTGGCTCTTTAACTTGCAGCATGTGACCCAGAACAACTGCTGTTCCTATCAGATGCTGCCACTGGCTATATCAGGCCACCCTCCCCTAATGGCGGTGCCTGATCATTGTATGTTTCAGCATACTTTAGTTTTGGCCATTTCTGTGGGAAATTTCCCACTATTTCTGGTTATCCCTTTCTCTGTTGTTCTCCCCGGCCGTCCTTGTTCCTCTCTGCCTTTGGACTCCCTGGTCTTGTCCTGTCTTTGTGGTTCCTCACCTCCTTGTCCCTGCTCAGTGGCTCCTGTCCCTCACCCAGTCCCATAACCTGGTGCCTTTGGTTCACCCTCCTGTATTCCCTGTACCTAGTTGGCTTCCTTGGCCCACCAACTCCTATCTGTTTTGTTCCACTGCTTCTCTatgagccgcccctcttggtaccAGCTGTCACGTTATTCAACTCCCCTGAGCTTACCCCTAATGATCCCTGTATAAGGGTCGGTCTCACCTGGTTTGTTCACCCGGAGGAGCTTCGGTGGCGCGACCCAGAGGGTTCACTCTTGGAAGCTCACTTCTCCTAGGCAGCACACAgtataacataaactcagccatgcatgctagactgctaacaggcaagacttccgtgtcctcaccaagaggatgactgaccatgttttcctcctcctccctgacctcaggccatccacactgaacagatggtatgacagttgtgcaggtagtactgtctatagcgcatgaaactagctcctgttcttcctcctcctctttctcaatGTCACCCAGTacacgttgggatgagatgaggctgggctgtgtgtaatcaccctgtatggttccttgctccatctcatcgtgctctgcctgcaaagcatcctctttgattgtgagcagagagcatttcagaacacagagaagtgggatgatgaccatcttggtggagtcctcaaagttttggaggatggtacatatgtctgacatccatgtccactcttaaggtcttatgtgtggagtatgaactgaataccgatggccttgttgatgctggttgtcaacaactgccctcttctgctcacaaaacctttccaacatctgcagtgtagttcCAACGTgtggtgacatcacacaccagtcggtgagccggaagctgcaaatgctgctgaagcacagcaagggcagcggaagctgtagctgactttctaaaatgggcacacaggcggcatacttttacaagcagatccggcagctccaggtaggttTTGACACACCGCTgagccacgaggttaagcacattggccaggcatggtacgtgtgtgagcacgCCTCAGCTCAGAGCCACAACTAGGTTCCCGTCATTGTCAcaaatgaccatgcctggctgtaggttcagcagtgtcagccacagatctgcctgctctttcaatgCTGTCAGCATTGTactgtttgtcacctaagcatataagcttcagcacagcctgctgccgcttggctgaagcagtgatggcccgcaatcctcggcatcgGGAGGACATGTTCTATCCTAAGGTCTGActtggtcccagcttccactatgttaacccagtgtgccgtcaccgagatttaccgtccctgcccacaagcacttgtccacttgTTCGTggctaggtggactttcccagtaattgcattgttgagggcactgcTAATGTTGTGGGATACATGCTTGAGTAATGCGGGgaaggcacaccaggagaaatagtggtggctggaaaCTGAGTACCAagggatggctgccgccatcaggttgcgaaaAGCTTCCATCTCCGCAAGTCTAAAAAGCGACATTTCAGGTGCAATCTGTCACGATTGTTCACTGTATTCTGACACCCATAAAGTTTTTTTCAGACTAAACTCTAGGACCATGATTAAGACTCTCCGTTGAAACGTGTAGGTCAAAGACCCCTCTTGTGGCTGTATTGCCATGAagttctttatggagcatttttaTATGGCTaaaataaaagctatgttttaatttTATACAAGTTTCCTCACTGAACTCCCCTTACCTTTTGATACTAGCTTTTAGGGTCACCACTTTTACATACATACTACTTTTTGATTATGAGGGAGTCAAGGAGGATTGTAGTAAGTATGAACAAAAAACATTAAATCTGAAATTGTTTCTATATTTAAGTTTTTATAGAGTGCAGAGCAGTATAATTGAAATGTTAATTTTGTTTTGCAGGTGGAAAATGTATATTTCCTTTTTTTGCTTTACTACTTTTCCCAAGAAAtatgactttttaaaaaaaaaaaaaaacacttttttttggtCCTCAATATTTTGAGAGCTTTAGTTTTTATTTGTACTATTTTGGAATACATTATTTGCTtataatttttttccagtttttttttagCCAAGTTAAATAAAAAATGGCAATTACTGTatgattttttacatattttttatatgGCATTCACCATATGGGGATGAAACTTGATACATTTTTATAATATGGGAAGTTACGAATgttgcaatgccaaatatgtggcatTTTTGCAGGGGGttgctttttttttgctgattgataaaattgtgattttatgattttttattttaattttaaactTTTTCATAATACGTATACATCTTTATATACTTTTTCTTAATTTTATAGTAGTTGCTGGTTCCATAATGAGGCTTTGACTGACAATCCTTTGATCGCAGTAATAATACACTGTAGCACTTTTGTAttttgtaagaaggaacataaaccagctcacccgtgattcaacaaccaaacctcgggagcacggacccgctgtgtccaggcgtacaaagtccaaaaaaaagaaaggaatgtccagcttcaccgagtccgtaaaaaagcgtaagaaggaacataaaaccaaggtcatgattaagggagcctagtctccagaaacgcattgagattcttaccgatatggttgtgctgaagtctgtatcctccatgtttaaagtttgtgaataaagaaaacgcttttttacgaaTTCGGTGAACCTGGACATTCCATTCTTTTTTTTAGCACTTTTGTATTACAGTGCATTATCTCTAGTTAACCAATCAGTATCCAACCCAGGCGAGATCTGATTGTACTGAGGAATATGACAGAGAGGAAGTCCATTGTCAGGCTGTTGCCATAACAACTGTCAGCCTCCCCTTTGCTGGGAAGTAAATCTACTCGCTTTCTTAGGTTCCTCACATGTCACTATCAGCCGGGATAGCGTCCTATGAGTGGTTTAAGTGCTGAGATTGGCACTATATCCAATCTCATCACTTGCAACAGAAGCCTGGCTTTGCATAATAGCCGGCAATTCCTATGCCCATGCAAAATGCCAGATGTAACTGTATGCCCGAGTGCAGGAAATCACCTATAATCTGGACATGCTGTTACACTCACTTGAGACTAGAAGTTACTGAGCAGCACATTATTCTATGATTTAAACAAGAGGAGTGAGCCTTACAATCTACAAAAAAATCGCATAGTACAAAAAGTAAAAAGTGGACAATAGTgtatattttactcacttatatagcaccattataattcacagcactttacagacatcattatcactgtccccaatggagctcacaatctagattccctatcaggatgtctttggagtgtggaaggaaattgGAGTACCCATaggaaacatggagagaacatacaatgaagatattgtccttggtaggatttgaacccagggccccaCTGAtgtaaagcaacagtgctaaccaatgagccactgtgctgcccctaCCTGGAGTAATTTAtagtttgatgctgttttgaaggcaaatttTGGTCACACAAAAAATTGATTTGCGtagatttctcttttttttcaggaaagaaatatatcttggtactgtgttagccagtagatagaaaaatatttagaattgagagtcctcagtggttgataccttttaatggctaactgaaaagatggtaacaaattgcaagctttcgagactacacaggttgtAGCTTAGATTTAAAATACAAAAATGTCCATATATTACTATATCAGAGGTGaccaaaaatttggaaaatgtttcTTTTATTTTGTTCTTTCACTGCTGCCATTGTGGAAAATAGTTATATAACAGTGATCACTGTAAAATAGTTGAAAACTTCGGTCTCATGAGACTAATAAAACCTAACTTACAACTTATATGATTAAATTGCATTTTTTATAATGTCTCCTGGTGCACAGCACTGGTATATATATAATAATGCAATTATCATATGAAGATATAAACCACCATTGCCCAAAGCATTATTAGAATTAATAACTTAGAGAGAAGATGCAATATTTCCTGTAGCACTTACATTTACACATTCAGCAGAAAGGTATGATTTTCAAAgtaattattttcttttttctttcttttctttctttctttctttctttctttctttctttctttctttctttctttctttcttttctacaCTACATATAAACAGCTATGCTCATAGCAAGATTTGTTCTTTATCATGCATAAGAAACTAGTATTATATTCAAAAGAACATTTATTGCCTAATACATACAGTATGTATCAGAAAGGTCTGAGTTTCAATGTAATTTTTTCCTTCCTTCTTTTTCCTTTGTTCCTAACTTCTTCATTAaattgttgtgttttttatttactttttacttAATGCAGATGTTGCAATAGTCAGTGCACTGTTCTGAGCCATATGacattgcaccacaaacatccCCTGGGTTACACTTTACGTGGTGTAAACCTGGTATATCTTAATGTCCAAAAAGAGAATTttgttataaaaaaatatttagaacagATCAGAGCTAGTAAGCAGTTTACATTTGATTTATGGTAGAAAATTATGCAATTTATCATGCCTAAGAACAGTTGTATAGGTCAGTATGTTTTACCATGATAATTGAACCTTTAAATGTCTAAAAATGTCTCAAAATTCATCAAATATCTATATATCACTGAGCTACTATACACAGTGGCATGTATTATAAATACAGTGggcaaaataattatttgatacgcTGTCGATTTTGCAAGCTTTCCGATCTACAAGGtatggagaggtctgtagttttaatcgtaggtacacttcaactgtaagagacagaatctaaaaataaaaaacagaaaatcacattgtatgatttttacattatttatttgcatcttattgcatgaaataagtatttgatcacctaccaaccagcaaaaaaTCTGACCAGTTAGATTTTCTTTAAGAAGACCTCTTACTCTGCCCCCATTACCTATATTAAATGCACCTGTTTGaattcattacctgtataaaagacagttGTCCACACTTTCAATCaaccacactccaacctctccaccatgaccaAAACCaatgagctgtctaaggacaccagggacaaaattgtagacataCACAAGATTGGAATCGGCTACAGGAGAATAAACaagaagcttggtgagaaggcaacaactattgacacaattattagaaaatggatgaaaaaagatgactgtcaatctttctctGTTTGGGGCTCCATGcttgatctcgcctcgtggggtaaggatgattctgagaaaggtcaggaatcagtccagaacttcacgggaggacctggtcatttACCTGAATAGGGCTAGACCACAGTCTTTAACATTTCTGTTAGTAGCACACTAcacagtcatggattaaaatcctgcagggcatgcaaggtcccctgctcacaccagcacatgtccaggcctgttttaagttcaccaatgaccctctggatgatccagaggaggcatgagagAAGGCTATGAGGTCAGATGacactaaaatagaactttttggtttcAACTCCACGCATTGGAAGACGAaggacaaccccaagaacaccatcccaaatgtgaagcatggtgagggaaaccacattttgggggtgcttttcaggACAACTGTACTGCATTAAAAGGAGGATGGATAGAGTCTTGCATAGGGAGATTATGGCTAGCAACCTCTttacctcagtaagagcattgaagatgggtcgtggctgggtcttctagcatgacaatgacctgaaacacaaagccagggtaactaaggagtggctctgtaagaagcatttcaaggtcctggagtggcctagccagtctccagacctgaacccatttgAAAAttgttggagggagctgaaactcagtgttgcccagcaacagccccaaaaTCTAAAATACCtgaaaagatctgtatggaggagtgggccaaaatccctgctgcagtatgtgcaaactttgtcaagaactacacaaaacatctgacctctggtttcagtaccaaatattaagttttctttttctattatatcaaatacttatttcaggatataaaatgcaaattaattatgtaatcaTATAATGGGATTTTATGGTTTTtagttttagattctgtctctcacagttgaagtgtacctgatgtgcctaaacagtggaaacccccaattctaacggaAACCCTAAtccttgccccaaccctaatcctagccccaaccctagccctaactctagccctaaccctaaccctagccctaaccctaaccctagccctaaacctagccctaaccatagccttaacccttcccctagccctaaccttagccctagccctaacctaaccctagccctaaccctaactctagccctaaccctagccataactctaacccaagccctaaccctaaccctagccctaaccctaaccctagccctaaccctagccctaaccctagccctaaccttaacccttcccctaaccctaaccctagccctaacctaaccctaaccttagccctaatcctaaccctagttctaaccctagccctagccctaacgctaatgggaaaatggaaataaatacatttttttaattttattatttttccctaactaagggggtgatgaaggggggggggttgatttactatttatagcagggctctttattgcaaaaaatagtttttgcgtcttgagagctataatttttccatattttggtccacagagtcatgtgaggtcttgttttttgcgggacgtgttgacgtttttattgttaacattttcggcacgtgacattttttgatcgctttttattccgatttttgtgaggcagaatgaacaaaaaccagctattcatgaatctcttttggggggcgcttataccgttccgcgtttggtaaaattgataaagcagttttattcttcgggtcagaacgattacagcgatacctcatttatttttttatgttttggcgcttttatatgataaaaactactttatagaaaaaataattatttttgcatcgctttattctgaggactataacttttaattttttcgctgaagatgctgtatggcggctcgttttttgcgggacaagatgacgttttcagtggaaccatgtttatttatatctgtctttttgatcgcatgttattccattttttgttcggcggtatgataataaagcattgttttttgcctcgcttttttttaccacgttcattgaaggggttaactagtgggacagttttataggtggggtcgttacggacgcggtgatactaaatatgtgtacttttattttttttattatttagataaagaaatgtatttatgggaacaatatattttttttctttatttaggatttttttttttttacacatgtgaatttcttttttttaactttataacattgccccaggggagtCATCATGttttagggtcagatcgctgatctcacactgcacagcaccgcactgcagCCATTTTAAGCCAGCTCCCTTCAGGACCTGGATGtagccctgcagccattttggatctggggcctgcagggaggagacgctcgacaaggtgagcacattgacttgtaccgagggtctcagggaagcacgcagggagccccctccctgcgttatgcttccctgtaccgccggaaggctgcgatcatgtttgatcacagtgttccgggggttaatgtgccaggggcggtccgtgaccaatcctggcacatagtgccggatgtcagctgtgatagtcagtgatcgcatatgacgtactatcccgtcactgggaattaagtcctaggtcacctccacaggatagtacgtcatatgggattaaggggttaactttaggccttttagagataatttcatcttcaacttgctgaactgttcacaataacagtaattttgactaggagtgcccaaactttcacatgccactgtatatgtggGTGCATAGATGAAAACAATGCATAGTAATAGATAAAATGATCATGAGAGCATCACTGAGTATGAAATTATTAAGTTAGTAATTTACTTATTGATTTATACTGCTTAACCTACTTTTACGTGGTAACTTATCCACTATTGTACTCATACAGTACTTCAAGGTCACTAATATGCTTCTAGGTGGCACATATGCAAGCTTCACTGCTTAAAAAGAGGACAGCAAAATATGAGTGAAAACAATAATACAACTCACAACCATGTGCTTTATGTTCTCAGTCTGTTGATAAGCTAGCAATGTATTCTTGTAATGTTTCCTTTTTCTGCAGCTAGAATTTCAGTGTGAAAGAAGACCACAAGTCTTCATTTTATTGTATCTTTTCAAATGTAGGCACGGATGAAGAAGATATTTCTATTTTGAGAGTTTTCTATACGGTTCCTTCTACATGTTGAAGGTACATGTATACTTTAATGGAAAAGTGGAAAAGACCACTTCCAAACCCTTCTCTCACAGAATCAAATGATAACGAATGTTAAAATAGAGAAATGGGGCTCTCAGTCGAGGATTGAAAGATCTCAAGCAAATTGTTGAGTTTGGTCAGCATATCTTTTACACATAATGCAAATTTAGTGTTGCCATTTAACTAAATTGATTTACTTTGCTAGAAATTTTGGTTTCGTGGCAATGTCTGCAAATCAGAGTTTGCTTATGGATTTCCTTATACTGAGATTGACAGATGACTCCAACATAAAAGTTCTCTTGTCTATAACATTTCTTTTTATGTATGTGCTGACTCTTATGGGAAATGTGGCAATTATTTTGATCATACAGCTAGACAAGAATCTGAATACGCCAATGTATTTCTTCTTAGAAAACTTAGCCTTTTTGGATATCTGTTATACATCAACGACGATGCCTAAAATGCTAGAGACACTCATTGTTGACCATAGAGTTCTATCCTTTCTATCATGCGCATTTCAATTGTACTTCTTTGTCGCCTTTGTGGGCACTGAGTGTGTTTTGCTTGGTGTAATGTCTTATGACCGTTTCCTCGCTATATGTCATCCTCTTCGTTATTCTACGTTTATGACTAAAAAAGTGTGTATTGCTTTAGCTGGTATTTCATGGTTTAGTGGCTTTATTAATTCTGTTGTTCATACTACATTCACTTTTCGGCTACACTTTTGTCATTCCAACAGGGTCAGTTATTATTTCTGTGATATTCCACCACTTCTTATCTTATCGTGTGATGACACGTCTGTCAATGAGATCCTGTTACTCACCATAGGCGTTTTCATAGGATGGACGCCTTTTCTCTGTATTATTGTCTCATACGTATACATTATTGTAACCTTATTAAAAATTAAAAGTAGTCATGGAAGACACAAATCATTTTCAACCTGCATTTCTCATCTAGCAGTTGTAGTATTATATTATGGAAGTGCAATTTTCAATTATGTGAGACCTGTTTCCACCTACTCAATGAACAAGGACAAACTGATCTCGGTTTTATATAGTATTGTCACTCCAATGCTCAACCCAGTAATATACACTTTGAAGAATCAGGATGTCAAGAAAGCAATTATTCGAAAAATGACTTAAAAGCAAAAATAAGGATGAGTGACAGTACAAAATTAGAACGTTTCCTTTCATTGATTCCAAAGGCCTATCAAAATGGTTTGTTAGGATGTATTTACATGGTTTATATGTGCTCACAGTTAAAGTTTAGAGTTGTAATTTTGCTTCAGGTTTCAATTCTTTGGCTTTGATTCTAATAAAATGTATGGGAACGTTTAAAAGACGTAAAAGAGTTTAAAAGGAGCTTTATGTTTTCCATCTTTCTTTGCTATGTAACCATATTTTAAGTCCTGTAATATAGCAAAGGGCACAATAATTTAATAGAAATGTGATTTCATGTGAAACAACATTTTATTTGATTGCTCCATTTACCGTTATCTTGGGAAAACAATAAAATATTGTAAATGAATGAATAGATTTTAGATAGGGACAGAAATAAGAAAATTAGGATTACTGACTAGTCATCATTAGGTCTACAGCTGAAGACTATAGCTGAGCAATTGCTTTATAGTACAGGTATTAGTTTTTGATACTCACAGACAGTTACAgtaaggcttcattcacacatcAGGGAAAAAATGGTGTCATCAATGTTgtgcatcagtgtgccatcagtgtgcccatTTTTACCATCGGTGTCATTAGTGTTTTTTACTGATGGATTAATAAATTAAAAAGCTTTTCCCGTCCTTTGTATTGTTAAATacgtacagcacacagatggcacacagatgCAATGTATTTtcaaggacccatagacttgtattattattattattattattaatattattatttattattatagcgccatttattccatggcactttacatgtgagcagggttatacataataactcaatataataataataattgtattgacCTTTGTCATCCATGATACCggaaaaaaaaggacatgtctccaTGAGTTCAACAGTGAGTGGATAGCACCATAGATTAGAGTGGGTACATGTTCTATCCAAAAAGGGATAGAAAATCTGTGTGCGACATATGTGAATGAGTCCAAAGACTAGCAATACACCTATTCTCCTGTTACAGTGCGCAACTATTTGCTATTTTCAGACTGTATTTCAGAATTTGCATATTTCTTAGTGGAGCATTACGCCTTATAGTCTCCTCATCTCatcatgcttagcatgtcactttctgcaaggggaaacgttaccccttagatcccagtcagacacatctcacacagccaaaccagatctcacactttatactgatgaggggcagtaccacgAAACAGTGTCTGCATATTGAGATTTTGTTTTTGGCCTTTTTCataagttatgtgacaaggctcattaaattgTTGACATTGACTTTAAGGATTCCTACTTCCGAAAGgtgtcactagagttctagtcctcttcgtcTCTGAATATACAATTTGCAGAATGTACAGTATTTAAGTAGTGATTGTATTTTCTGTACCTGTCTATTCATCCCCTCAAAAACTTTCTTGCCCAACCAAAGTATACAATAGTAACATATAGGAGGGGTACTACCACTACTCATCTTCCTTTTTCCTAATACAATCTTTTTTTGTTCTGACAGAGCCATCACAATACAGTAAATTTAATACTAATCCTATCTCATTCTAACCTAAACTTGCCCATCCCAATTAAacattttttaccccaaaaaacAAGTTTCTTCAGAGTAGCTATACCGTAAATTTACTAGTGTATTTGTTCCTACCTAAATCTAAATCGATctctatccactaataaaacatataaGATTGAATAAAAAAagataacaaaaaataaaattataaattaTTTTGTCTCTCTGAAAAGAA
This region of Ranitomeya imitator isolate aRanImi1 chromosome 1, aRanImi1.pri, whole genome shotgun sequence genomic DNA includes:
- the LOC138657781 gene encoding olfactory receptor 5V1-like; the encoded protein is MDFLILRLTDDSNIKVLLSITFLFMYVLTLMGNVAIILIIQLDKNLNTPMYFFLENLAFLDICYTSTTMPKMLETLIVDHRVLSFLSCAFQLYFFVAFVGTECVLLGVMSYDRFLAICHPLRYSTFMTKKVCIALAGISWFSGFINSVVHTTFTFRLHFCHSNRVSYYFCDIPPLLILSCDDTSVNEILLLTIGVFIGWTPFLCIIVSYVYIIVTLLKIKSSHGRHKSFSTCISHLAVVVLYYGSAIFNYVRPVSTYSMNKDKLISVLYSIVTPMLNPVIYTLKNQDVKKAIIRKMT